From one Rosa rugosa chromosome 4, drRosRugo1.1, whole genome shotgun sequence genomic stretch:
- the LOC133706841 gene encoding PGR5-like protein 1B, chloroplastic, with translation MASKLAFTLVAAPTTRNSYNPSIQRPFVSVSSSSTRVQSFQFSGRQLCVRRRLLQVFPSKAAADQQQGNEDVVDTKILPYCSIDKKGKKSLGELEQDFLQALQSFYYDGKAIMSNEEFDNLKEELMWEGSSVVMLSSDEQKFLEASMAYVSGKPILSDQEYDDLKIRLKSQGSDIVVLGPRCSLRTRKVYSDLSVDYLKMLLLNVPATIVALGAFFFLDDLTGFEITYLLELPEPFSFIFTWFAAVPVIVYLATQLTKLIVKDVLILKGPCPNCGTENQSFFGSILSISNGGSTNNLKCSNCGTPLVYDKTTRLITLPEGSNA, from the exons ATGGCCAGCAAATTAGCCTTCACCCTAGTAGCAGCTCCTACTACTCGTAATTCCTACAATCCTTCTATTCAGAGACCCTTTGTTTCAGTTTCGTCTTCCTCTACTAGGGTGCAGTCGTTTCAGTTCAGCGGGCGGCAGCTCTGCGTACGACGTCGTTTGCTGCAGGTGTTTCCCTCTAAGGCTGCCGCTGACCAACAGCAAG GAAATGAGGACGTTGTTGATACTAAGATCCTGCCATATTGTAGCATAGACAAGAAAGGGAAGAAGTCATTGGGAGAACTTGAACAAGACTTTCTTCAAGCTCTACAA TCATTTTATTATGATGGAAAAGCTATTATGTCAAATGAGGAATTTGATAATCTCAAGGAAGAGCTAATGTGGGAAGGCAGCAGTGTTGTCATGCTAA GTTCTGATGAACAAAAGTTTCTGGAAGCTTCAATGGCCTACGTCTCTGGGAAACCAATTTTGAGCGACCAAGAGTATGATGATTTGAAGATAAGACTAAAG TCACAAGGGAGTGATATTGTCGTCCTGGGTCCCAGATGCAGTCTCCGTACTAGAAAG GTTTACAGTGACCTGAGTGTTGACTATTTGAAGATGCTCCTGCTGAATGTCCCAGCAACCATtgttgccttaggagc GTTTTTCTTCTTGGATGATCTGACTGGTTTCGaaattacatatcttttggAG CTCCCAGAACCGTTCAGCTTCATTTTCACATGGTTTGCTGCCGTGCCAGTCATAGTTTATCTAGCTACACAACTCACCAAACTTATTGTGAAGGATGTCTTGATCTTAAAG GGCCCTTGTCCAAACTGTGGTACAGAGAATCAGTCATTCTTTGGGTCGATACTATCAATTTCGAATGGTGGTTCTACCAACAACCTTAAGTGCTCAAA CTGTGGAACTCCGTTGGTATATGATAAGACTACGCGCTTGATTACCTTGCCAGAAGGAAGCAATGCTTAG
- the LOC133744861 gene encoding uncharacterized protein LOC133744861 — MAYYTKELVLMKQMDPKAYDWLTDPLRPPKNWSRAHFGTTLKCDILLNNLCESFNAFILPARSKPVISCFEDIRVKMMKRIAMRRDKMSKVVDPICPKPRELLEKNKIKSATDCIPYASGSPQIKVESFGGSKHVVDLTRRTCAFRTWDLIGKPCKHAIAAINFMRQTPEDYVDSCYLTKTYMIVYSNTVKPVNGMDLWIPSGEPQILPSQYNRKPGRPRTKRIKDASEKESEGPKLGRESSC, encoded by the exons ATGGCCTACTACACCAAAGAGCTGGTTTTGATGAAGCAAATGGACCCCAAAGCTTATGACTGGTTAACAG ATCCTTTGAGGCCCCCAAAGAATTGGTCTAGAGCTCACTTTGGCACCACCCTGAAATGTGATATTCTTCTTAATAATTTGTGTGAAAGTTTCAATGCTTTCATTTTACCTGCTAGAAGCAAGCCTGTGATTTCATGCTTTGAAGATATTAGGGTCAAAAtgatgaagaggattgcaatgaGAAGAGACAAGATGAGCAAAGTTGTGGACCCTATCTGTCCCAAGCCTAGAGAACTCCTAGAGAAGAACAAGATTAAATCTGCAACAGATTGCATACCATATGCCTCTGGCAGCCCTCAGATTAAGGTAGAAAGCTTTGGAGGATCTAAGCATGTGGTTGACCTGACCAGGAGGACATGTGCATTTAGGACATGGGACCTCATAGGCAAACCATGCAAGCATGCCATAGCTGCTATCAACTTCATGAGACAAACACCAGAAGACTATGTGGATTCTTGCTACCTCACCAAGACCTACATGATTGTTTACTCTAACACAGTAAAGCCAGTTAATGGAATGGACTTATGGATCCCTAGTGGTGAACCCCAAATCCTCCCATCTCAGTACAATAGGAAGCCTGGTAGGCCAAGAACCAAAAGGATTAAAGATGCATCTGAAAAGGAGTCTGAGGGTCCAAAGCTTGGCAGG GAATCTtcctgttga
- the LOC133744862 gene encoding uncharacterized protein LOC133744862 encodes MRDPHFCKGMKFATAKVLRAAIRERAIQNGWETVFLKNDRLRIRAICKAPNCPFELFASKMQHKDTLMIKTYNGEHNCPRILDNSMVQTPYLTQKFAEQIKLNLGISTESLAQPMAAGVRARVSFQQAYRTKKAALSLLEKNMKEQYARVQDYAQELKRVDSNTTVDIKYDFNNPGQLPVFKRMYVCLGVLKMGFRDGCRPILGLDGYHLKSAYGGQLLSAEGLDPNNTTWVVAYVVVEMESKDSCDWFLRLLVKDLEITGDGNGWTFISDKQKGLLPACLGNC; translated from the exons ATGAGGGATCCACACTTCTGCAAAGGGATGAAGTTTGCCACAGCAAAGGTACTCAGAGCTGCCATAAGAGAGAGGGCCATTCAAAATGGTTGGGAAACTGTTTTTCTGAAAAATGATAGGCTGAGGATTAGAGCCATTTGCAAGGCACCAAACTGTCCCTTTGAGCTGTTTGCATCAAAGATGCAGCATAAGGACACCCTGATGATAAAGACTTATAATGGAGAACACAATTGTCCAAGGATTCTTGATAATAGTATGGTACAAACACCATACCTTACACAGAAGTTTGCTGAGCAAATCAAGCTTAATCTTGGTATTTCAACAG AGTCTCTTGCACAGCCAATGGCAGCTGGTGTGAGGGCCAGAGTCTCTTTTCAACAAGCTTATAGAACCAAGAAGGCTGCATTGAGTCTGCTTGAGAAGAACATGAAGGAGCAATATGCTCGAGTACAGGATTATGCACAGGAGCTGAAAAGGGTGGATTCAAACACCACTGTTGATATCAAATATGATTTCAACAACCCTGGTCAGCTCCCTGTTTTTAAGAGAATGTACGTTTGTTTAGGAGTCCTAAAGATGGGGTTCAGAGATGGATGCAGGCCCATTTTGGGGCTAGATGGTTACCACTTGAAGAGTGCTTATGGTGGGCAGCTATTATCAGCAGAGGGATTGGATCCAAACAACACAACCTGGGTGGTAGCTTATGTTGTGGTTGAGATGGAGAGTAAGGATTCATGTGATTGGTTTTTGAGGTTATTGGTGAAAGATTTGGAGATTACAGGAGATGGCAATGGTTGGACTTTCATATCAGACAAACAGAAGGGACTGCTACCTGCAT GTTTGGGCAATTGCTAA